The Lathyrus oleraceus cultivar Zhongwan6 chromosome 5, CAAS_Psat_ZW6_1.0, whole genome shotgun sequence genome includes the window TGATCTTTTATAGAGATTAACAATATGTTTTGACCTTGTATGAAATATATTCTTTAACATTAAAAGTATTTTTCAAGTGTTTCTTTTGTTGTTATGATTttaagaaattaaaaaaattcttAAAATGTGTGGATCTGAACATCTCTTTtctttttaaaattttgaaaaatagAAGATTGTATTTTGAAGAAAAAACTGTAAATATGTAGACTTATAATCAAAATTATAGGTGAATTTTTATCTTTGAGAGAGACTTTAGTAAGCATTTTTATAAGAACTTTAAACTAAGGAGAGGATTGGATTATCTAAATTTAGGCTGAGGCCGAACATGGATTACCCTCCATGCATCCCTTCAAAAGAATTTAAGAAAATTTGCTTAGTCCTAGTTAACTTGCTTGAGTACAACACAAAAATGTATATGTCATATGCCATATGGAAAAATGCAACAACACCACTAAGACAAATCTCTCCACTTAAATAATCACACAAAAATTTACCCACACTAAAGCAATCATACaaatcaaaataataattattgCTCATCACCTAAATTTAGGAGACACAACTtctttaattaatttaaaaacTCAGACAACATAATATATTAATCTTCGCATATTATCCTCTTATTTGTTTAAAAAAGAAAATATAGCAATTAAAAAATTTAGACTCATTATCTTTTAGTCATCAACCCGAATGCAAAAAGAATTTTACATAGCCAAACAAGACTTACCAATAATCATTTAATTCTTTTCCTGTAACATGAGCTAGATAGGTTCTGATAACTATCATAGtaaatataaataattataataTTAAGGCTTGCCTATTGTTAGATGTGTGTGTAGGATTTTCACAGCAACACACATGTATTTCAAATAACAcatataattaaataaataaaaacaatgGGTATCTAGAATTATAAATATACctaattatattttaattatgAGAAATGTTGATGATGAAGAATACTCTCTAAGTGTTTTTTTAATGATAACCTTGATAAATACTCTTCCAAAATACTGGAGGTTGATGATGAAGAATGAGAACAGAAACGAACATAAAAAATTTATCGTAAAATATAGATTTATTTTTGTTCTCTGAAATATTTGCCAATAGAGTATGTGgtgttggtgcaaaggtagaatatatgatgaatggaaatattcttattcagagaatgatggctacaaaaaggattaaaagttacaatgattgacaccctatttataagcctctaacaaacttaaatatgaatcaaatctaatatttaaatctaatatctaacaaacttaaatatgaatcaaatctaatatttaaatctaatatctaacaaacttaaatatgaattaaatctaataattaaatctaataccatcccttaattcatattccatcaaaacttgtaacaccaattccatcccttaatctgagaaattgatcaatcttgatagctttcgtcagaacatctgccaactgcttctgagtgctgcagtgtacaacttctaacactcccctctgaacttgatgtctcagaaaatgatacttggtctcaatgtgcttgcttctcccatgcaacactgggtttctggcaagattgtttgcagacttgttgtcaatcatcagcttcagaggtttgtttactttaatcttcagatcctgcaatagattcagaatccacacagcttggcatgcagtaacagcaatcttacaattcttcagatcaaatctcttcagaagttctaattcatacttgagctgatgcaaaataatacctttctcagagtatctgaactccatccctagaaaatatgtcattttgcctagatcagtcatttcgaattcattcatcagaactttcatgaacttggctatctcttgttcagaacttccagtcttgtttctctctatagcatcaagttcttctttcatggccttcagccagagcttctgcttaagagcctcttctgtacttatgggttcagagtctactaacatggcacactgaataacttctccttcagagtctacttcagtgtctttcagcatgtcaaattctgcatatcttctggggatgtttctgattctttgtggtctctgaacttgttcagagtcttgagcttcagagtttctagcttcagatggttgacttcctccagagctttgaccatcttcagggtctggcatatttccagagtctgaattgccaccagaatctggattaccatcagagtctgggtcatcagagtctggatcatcagagtcaccttcatcttctgagtcttctccagagtcagaatcactatcagaatcagaatcaatatcagagtttactccagcctcagaaattctgaactctgacctttcttcagaggttctaacatcagagtcagattgagacttatcccaattccaaacttctgattccttcacaatcacatctctgctgaattcaattttattggtttctggacaatagagcttgtatgcacctgtactgtggtaccctatcagaatcatcactttgcttctatcatccagcttctgtcttctggcttctggaacatgtttatagcaaacagaaccaaacaccttcagatgactaacactttgcttatctccagtccacttctgtattggaactatttccttcaacttcttcgtaggacatcggttgagtacatacgttgcggtggcaacagcttctccccagagcttctgaggaagcttcttctcctttagcatgcttctcaccatatcaagcaaagttcggtttcttctttcagcaagaccattgtgttgaggggtataaggagcagtaacctcatgctcaattccattctcctcacagaacttctggaactctttggagttatactcacctccaccgtcagttctaagaatcttcagcttttgaccactctgattctcagccttcattctgaacttcttgaattcatcaaacacctcgtgtttgaacttaataagggatacccatgtcattcttgtgaattcatcaacaaataacacaaagtatttattccctcccatcgatgctactggaaatggaccacacacatcagaatgtacaactcccaaggcatgttttgctcttggagcagtttctgacgcaaatggcaatcgtggttgttttccttccatacaaactttgcatgacttttcaggcttcttaattgcaggaattccatgtaccaacttctttgaattcagatgttttaagcttctgaaattcaaatgaccaaatcttctgtgccacagctcactctccttctcagcacttgttgcactaagacattctgagtctgcagttctgacattcaccttgaatgttctattccttccctgttctgactccataatcaacttctgattacagtcgtacagcttcagaagattgtccttcatggtaactgagaaacctttctcaattaattgtcccacactcatcagattacttctgatgccaggtacataccacacgttctgaatcaatgctgttttcccattgttcagagtcactctgacatttcccataccttctgcattaagatatttgtcatcagcacatctgatctttgtcctcttttcagagtcaaagtcaaccagccatttcttgtttccagtaagatgatttgaacaaccagtgtccatataccaccagtctatcagatccatatcatcagattcagaggccatcaatagcacagattcgtcatcagaacttctggctatatttgcttcttctgattttctctccttgtttgaccaacagtctctagcaaagtgaccaaacttcttacaacagtaacattggatcttcttcttgtcatacttctcttttcccttctgagcattcttttgtctatcagaggttgagctttctgacttctgaccaccatcagatcttctcctggcttctgactgcttctgatacctcctatcagaagttgctttcagagcctgctgctctacttccctttcagaagttctctcagtcaaacgcaactcttgcgcttctagactgctctgcagctcttcaattctcatggtgctcagatctttggaatgttctattgctaccacaatgtaatcaaattgacaggtaagggatctcaataccttctccatgattgtttcttcagaaagagtttctccacacgctttcatctcattagtgatcagaatcactctggagatgtattcagaaactttctcattattcttcatgttgagattctcatattgctttctcaaggactgaagcttcaccttcttcactgatgcgtcaccaccataacatctaaccagtgtgtcccacgcagcctttgctgtcgttgaatctgcaatcttctcaaacacatttacatcaacacattgatgaatgaagaacaatgctttctgatccttcttccttacttccttctgcgcgtttttctgttcatccgtcgcatctgctgctaccggaacataaccatcagtgacaagatctagaacatcttgagcaccgaacagtacacgcatttggatcatccaacgattccagtttttaccgtcaaatactggaagtttggtgttcatgttgccgtttccgttcatctttctaccttgcacagtacactcagatttctcacacagtgtttcccaacccacagaattaaaattctgatcagattttgttcaagattcaacacgaatctaagaatcaaaaccaaacacacaagacctcacgttcactcgtgtttcccgtgtttcccaatgaatccgaaccggagctctagataccaattgttggtgcaaaggtagaatatatgatgaatggaaatattcttattcagagaatgatggctacaaaaaggattaaaagttacaatgattgacaccctatttataagcctctaacaaacttaaatatgaatcaaatctaatatttaaatctaatatctaacaaacttaaatatgaatcaaatctaatatttaaatctaatatctaacaaacttaaatatgaattaaatctaataattaaatctaataattaaatctaatatGTGGGAGTTTACAACGTGGTGATTGAATCGAAAGAAAAAAAGTTATGAAATAGAAATACGGTGCTGACCTCATCATATTCCAATTAGCCATGCACTATtttcttttcctttattttcTACCACCAAGTGGTTTACCCCATtacctattattattattattaatattattattattattattattattatttttaatattattattattattattattattattactattattattattattattaataaaattattattattattattattattattattattattattattattattatattattattattattattattattattgttattattattattcttcttattattattactattattattattagaattattattattattattatgattattgttattattattattattattgttattattattattattattactattattattattatttatattatatttattattatttatttattattattatattgcctattattattattatgtttattattatatattattattattattatgtattattattattatcattattattatttttattattattatattatattattattattattatttaccATTGAAAAATTATATTACTgagttttattattattactatattattattattattatttattattattatttattattataataataataatattattattcttatattattatcattattattattattattattattatgttattattattatattattattattattattattattattatcattattattatttttattattattattatcaaaTAGAAATACGGTGCTGACCTCATCATATTCCAATTAGCCATGCACTATtttcttttcctttattttcTACCACCAAGTGGTTTACCCCATtacctattattattattattattattattattattattattattattattattattattattattatgattattattattattatattattattattattattattattatgttattattattatattattattattaatattattattactattattattattattattattcttattattattattactattattattattagaattattattattattattattgttattattattattattattattgttattattattattattattattactattattattattattattatttattattattattatattattattattattattattaataataatattattattattatattattattattattatgttattattattatattattattattattatgttattattattattattattatcattattattattattattatcatttaCCATTAAAAAATTATATTACTGAGTTTTATATAGTGTACAATTTAATATTTCTTAGTCCTTGGGACATCAGAAAAGAATTTTACAAATAGAAGTGGTTACTTATGTCAATGTAATACTTACACAACTTATTTTATATAAAGTTATGTCTTTTTTTCTCTTAAGAAATATTCTTATATTACTCACAAACATTCTTCTAAATATTAAAACAACAAGAGtagaatttttatttttaataattcaAAACAACTACTTAATTGCTCAAAATGAAAACAATAATCCTAAAAAGAAGACCTTGCAAGAGTTCTATGGATGAGAAACAGTGACATTATactcaacaacaaaattttcagATGTTGAAATCTCATAAAGACTCTTCACGACAGCATATCCTCTAGCAAACCTAAACACACCACTGCCAGCAACAATAGGCATTTCTCTAACTGTATCTTGAACAGGATTCCTTCCAAGCAAACTAAGAGTACTACCAGCGAATCCACCTTCGATAAAAACGAGATTAATCAACATTACCAATCCGCGATCTTCCAAAGATGCCAAACCGAATAATCCTTGAGCTCTACCAACAGCTTTTGAGGTTATGTCTTGTTCTTCTGTTAAGATGTTGTCCATCATGAAACTTGTTCCAAATCCATTTGGTGACTGAGTTGATGGATCTATAATTTTTATAACTGTTGGATTTTCTCCTTCTAAGTTTTCGTGGTAAAAGAAGTGCAAATGAGTTGTTTTTTCTGTGTTTTGTTGATTTGTTGGTAACATGATGTTGGAGTGTTCCGAGAATACTCCATAGGTAGTGGAAAAATGAGCAAGTATGAGAGTGAGAGTGAAGAGAAAGAAGAACCTAAGAGTGGTTGCCATTAGAGGATATAATTTTAGGATGGAATCTTTGATTATTATATAGATGATTTGTTATTAAGCTTGAAATTAGAGATATTTTAGATGTTGAATATTTAACTAATGCACGATCTTAGCGAGGCATATTATAATAATCCTAGTGTTTATTTAGATAATGGAGACAAAGATCCTTAATATGCAATTATATAATTGAGATATTTGAAAGAGGTAGGatttgaaagatgttttagatATTGAATATTTACTAATCACGATCTTAGCGAGGCATAAAAAAAATCCTAGTGAAGACAAATATTCTTAATATGCAATTATAAAATTGAGAGATTTGTaccaaaaaataataataataaaataaaatagagaGATTTGAAAGAGGAGGGATTTGGAGGGTTTTTTATATAACATAAAATTTAGTTTAGCAGAACCTAAAATTACAATGGATTAAGATTTTAAGATttagattatatatatatatatatatatatatatatatatatatatatatatatatatatatatatatatatatatatatatatatatatatatatatatatatatatatatatatgtgtatatatatgAGAGGGAATCAACTTATTTTAAGAATAAGTTTTTTTATCTAACTGTAAATCGTAGCCTTTAaattagttttaatttaatgattAATTAAGtaaaaattattaattaattattagattaatttcaatttaaatgttataatataaaataaattaaaaaaatttactCTTAAAATAAGTTGATCCTcttgaaggagaagagcgatccaaaacgcagtgaaatttaaaaatttctcctttagtgatcctacgaatgtgcatgatcagtgatagaatcgttacctcttatggcgattgtaacatttgatgcagatctacggagcgatcacgaacgttgaacgatgacaatgcctctactcaatccacacgaacagattccttcaatctcagtgctagctgctacgaatgaaggctttgagtgagagagagagagagagaaacgaaattacaactacacaaatgcttttgcacaagggttctatttatagaaccacttatgtgggctacaagctaaaaagcccacttaagtgtatgtgacccatatcttataatatgtcaaaatcacttaaacgcgtggtaccttaccatatttcgtattctacttaagtacaccgtaccttacgatgttctactATTCACctaagtgcaccgtaccttacggtgttccttagttactctatctctcatcaattcgtccttttgtgtgtgaccatgtaggttttcgcggcattgcCAATTAtaccatgagaataacttatgacactttgcataacattctatatagtattctcatagcgggtcaatccagtataaatattactcttaatattcatacctatgtttaagacttgataactccttatccatgatccatgagatgtgatcatcagtctatatacataatagtcttaatgctttaatattatctcacttcacaataaagctcgactacggatactttaagaatagtgtcattatgtttaatatgatctcatgattaagtcacacttgatacattaaacggactagctattctagggactttattaaacaaacataataaagaaaaagccttttattattaataaataattcgatacaagtaccaaaagtattggcctctaggacttacaccaacacctctctctctctctctctctctctctctctctctctctctctctctctctctctctctctctctctctctctctctctctctctctctctctctctctctctctctctctctctctctctctatatatatatatatatatatatatatatatatattatatatatatatatatatatattatatatatatatatatatatatatatatttaaatcAGTATGTGATAGACATACAAGGCAGATGTATTTCTATCGGATGATTctataaaattattttaaatcaTTAGTAATATGTGATTATACTcagtatttatttattattttatataaaaaaatacttttaaaaaatcatttttctatcgatttgtttttttttatgttcTCCTTATAAGTATCTAATGATTAAGATTGTCTTAACAACATATTTCTACCATATAAAAATTTAGATGAATATCAAGCATATCAAGTATATCAAGCATTCCTAATAATTAAGATTGTTCTAACATCAAGAATATCAAATATTTGGAACATAAATAACATATAATAGTAAAATCTTACTAAAAAAAGGGGAAAATATTACCTCGCTTATGAATTGATAAAGGATGCACACATATGTGATTGAACGTCCAAGGAAAGTTATAGTAAAAGTATATAAAGTACATACACAAATCATATTTAAACAAGATTTGAGATATCAAGTATCTCCAATTCCCTTCGAATGTTGAAAAACGGTTCAGTCGCAAGATGTTTTGTAAAGATATCCGCAAGTTtatttttgctatcaacatgtTCAAATACGACGTCTCCTTTTTCAACATGGTCACGTAGGAAGTGGTGACGGATCTCAATATACTTAGTGTGATAGTGTAACACCGAATTTGATTAGATTAATAGCATTAGTGTTGTCACACATAGTAGTATATGTTGTAGtttaatatcaaaatcaagtaGTTTTTGTTTGAGCCAAATACACTTCCTCATTAATATATCCATTAACGAACTCACTTTTcacgtccatttgaaataacttgAAATCTTTGGAGCAAGCATAAGCTAGTAGAAGGCGTAAAGCCTAGAGGTGAGCAACCAGAGCATAAGCTTCCTCATAGTCAATGCCCTTCTCTTGGTTATAACTTTAAGCCACTAGTTGGGTTTTGTTCCGGGTTATCACTCCGTTTTCGTCGAGTTTATTTCTAAAAACTCATTTGGTGCCAATAACTTGATGATTTTTAGGATGAGGGAAGAGGTATTAAACATCATTTCTTTTAAACTGGATTTGTTCATCTTGCATGGCCATAAGCCAGTGCTAATCAAGTAATGGATCTTTAGTATTTTTAGGTTCAACTTGTGAAACTAACACAAAGTGATAACAAAAACTACTTATCTTAGAGCATGTTGTCACGCCTTTGGTGATGTCTTCAAGAATGTTGTCGATATGATGATATTTGGAGGTTCTCTATGCCAAAGGTAGATCGTCCACTACAACTGGACTTTCAACCTTCTCCTCTTCATAACCATTATCTTCTTCTTTCTCACGTTCCACTGCTTTAGGCAGATCAATTCAATTTTCGGGTTACTTGAGAATGTCTTGTGAAGATACACCTACATCATGAAAAGAAACACCTTTACAGCCATTGTTTGGATAAGATTAATCAAAGGTAACATGTACCGACTCTTCAACAATAAGTAATCttttgttataaaccctataaGCTTTGTTAGTTTGAGAGTATCAAAGGAACATACCATCATCGTCTTTCGCATCAAACTTACCAAGATTATTCTTTCCATTGTTTAAAACAAAACACTTGCATCCGAAAACGTAAAGATGTGACAAATTAGGTTTTCTACCAATAAGTATTTCATAGGGAGTTTTGTCTAAGATAGGACGTATTATTATCCTACTCAAGATATAACATGTCATGCTAATGGCATCGGCCCAGAAATACTTAGGTAGATTACCTTCATTGAGCATAGTTTTAGCCAACTtctctaaaacacgatttttatGCTCCACAATACCATGTTATTGTGGAGTTCTTATAGTGGATAAGTTATGTTTAATTCCATGTTTATCACAATACTTCTCAAATAGGTGATTTTCAAATTCTCCTCCATGATTGCTTCGGATAGcaacaattttcaaattcatCTTATTTTCGGATAATTTAGCAAATTGTTTGAATGCTGAAAAAGTCTCATCTTTACTATACAAAAACATGACCTAATAAAATCTTGAGTAATCGTCTACTATCACAAAACCATAATAGTTACCACTTATGATATTGGTCCTTGAGGGACCAAAGAGATCCATACGAAGAAGCTCAAGAGGTCTCAAAGTTGAAACAATGTTTTTCGATTTAAATGAGACTTTTGTTTGCTTTCCCGTTTGGCATGCATCACATAGACGGTCTTTTGAAAAATTATATTTGGTAGACCAATTACTAAATATTTTGAAGTCACTTTGTTTAGTAAATCAAACTTGACATGAGCTAGGCGTCTATGCCATAACCAAGAATCTTCACTCATGGTTACTAGACACTTACTTCCAACCAAGGATACATCATGTATGTTAAGCATATAAGTGTTATTAACCCTAAAGCCTTTAAACATAAAATATTTCTTTTAATTATGTTCAAACAAGAAACAAGATTTTGTAAAAATAACTTTAAAGCCCTTGTCGCATAGTTGACTAATGCTAAGGAGGTTAAGTTTAAGGCCATCAACAAACAAAACATCAGAGATAGTAGTAGatgagggattacctacactaaCTTTACCAAGTATTTCTCCCTTGATGTTATCTCCATAGGTAACATAACCCTTCTTCTTTGGCAAAAATTCAATGAATAGAGATATCTCACCcgtcatatgccttgagcatc containing:
- the LOC127085715 gene encoding dirigent protein 21, whose protein sequence is MATTLRFFFLFTLTLILAHFSTTYGVFSEHSNIMLPTNQQNTEKTTHLHFFYHENLEGENPTVIKIIDPSTQSPNGFGTSFMMDNILTEEQDITSKAVGRAQGLFGLASLEDRGLVMLINLVFIEGGFAGSTLSLLGRNPVQDTVREMPIVAGSGVFRFARGYAVVKSLYEISTSENFVVEYNVTVSHP